In Oreochromis niloticus isolate F11D_XX linkage group LG5, O_niloticus_UMD_NMBU, whole genome shotgun sequence, a single window of DNA contains:
- the crocc gene encoding rootletin isoform X3, giving the protein MTQRLEESVLSEEKRLTVRGPSPDAPPTCLPARVREIVTKNLSDNAGAMSSVMSLQEENRVLQGELARLEDLLAHSRADRDELAIKYGAISERLEQALRFETGDGDHDSPESRSLAQQNVDLRRRLDEEQAAYKRKLTAYQEGQQRQAQLVQKLQAKVLQYKKRCGDLEQALQEKSSELEKNSGHSETSNGRHQDEASSNLEDALIRLEEEQQRSSSLSAVNAMLREQLEQAGLANEALSQDIRRLTADWTKAREELEQKESDWRREEESFHSYFSSEHSRLLTLWRQVVGFKRHVCEMKSATERDLSDMRNELARTSHSAQVSWAGLCATLQSREGGAVLALEQEKGLRVQLEQQLRGRVAEMMSFQSRMDAERSELNVRLSDLVREGERLKGQIEERNREIVTLTRKLEEQSGSDETDMQMMRTHTETLLDTLRDIAQTVSADGESSSSEADQDNSGALIRDSFPRRPSSPTRPSSLSPLPEAALSALRSAVTNKTLQLQDVRSRLLSAQSSVQQLRKQLSESESAKRDAEQRSQTLQRERDAAQREREAAVRERDRVKQERDTLASEKVNLEKNVQAAQSSSQLLQMDCEKLQMTVASVQRERDHEREEKEAAVQERDRAKAETLRIQKQLDQSESRASAQRGELSAVRETHQQGEVQRQLLEQEKTQLSEALARAESKNTELSLLLNKLQSEDAALRDSLAKMGSMNEGLAQDKAALNTYILKLEEEKAVLQVQKRDAEQEKLTIRDELVRLEQDRLELDSARITLQQSLQDAELSRVGIEAELQSLRAERLMLQEKVTQLCGEVTSLGSELSLARGEGQRNEVALEEVGRSQAELARDKAALVVQLTASERENAMLSEELAAFRSERESLETSLFEVQQQLVQVETRREQLETENQTLRVRCETAAAELRRVRSDGEIALAQAEREKQTLSQTLNAAQLEAQQALRKASSEHQEEVERLVSEKEVVRHSLLMEHDVTLRKVRQEMEDQLSRAKREKEELQDEMRTLQHDRDQCLLQAETEKQQALSLKEAEKTVLSERVSSLQAELSAAALETERVAREAAHYKEQEQIRVGALTSEVLELRSQLEDAASARERELHSLQETCTDLRSRADIALKELEQCRAALSAAEESRDQLRRDLLETERRLNQTQDSAESYRREGTELRRGFSDVTKEREALSQSNTYLRETLRSAETERISVKRQCEEKEQKLSVLEENLSSTQKEVTELRSCLREVERSRLEARRELQELRRQLKVLDGEKEQKEREVAELQTRLSLEEQRDEERGKEVFTLKQKLAESETARESLKKELSVTQKRLLESESGWRSCERELTTQLQEARSCEKKLQDEAKNLSLRAQTAQDSAAHCSLQLSEAQGRLAATESELTRAEATRRDLEFRLSSLQSALTRTLGIGASGRGPRGRSPGGSSTSPGSMSRHHSVSPLRSSLSPPKEIRGSTPDNTLGSGAVSPERGDTPVPLPQSELDSETVRSGLRDFLQELRDAQKERDDVHCQLGAVQRELEELKVERDSALSRLTQLQYSMQEYQEGKRGLDERLTTTQILLQQQEEAVRRGDRERRALSDRVKDLERALQASETDKKHIQDQLNKQRATEIRLEVERKRLREALEAAEARATRVELGRRSLEGELQRLKLSLGDREAESQASQERHDSLVKQVTEGEARVALLQREVEMLSQALLKSQEGETLLREKITSFNQTIQEAAALQSSTQGRMAALQKTLSMAEQDRRLLQEQMDASRASLAEARRNTANLTERVQSLQSELTESELRREEVESELKSTQEALRQRSASLAEAQRSAQSAQTERAAVEERLRALQRAVAMLETEKKDAERQAARLEKDKNALRNTLDKVERQKLKSEEGTMRLSAEKSRLDRSLNTTEQELQEAQQQILMLQTQLAEMEQSHSLCESLVRKREEAQREAERLRTSFRDIERTLGTRERAHRHRVKGLEEQVSTLKEQLQQEMKRRQPSLPSSVVSAGNRDTA; this is encoded by the exons ATGACGCAG AGGCTGGAGGAGAGCGTTCTGTCTGAGGAGAAGAGGCTGACAGTCCGGGGTCCTTCACCTGATGCCCCCCCTACATGTCTGCCAGCACGAGTGCGAGAGATTGTGACAAAGAACCTCAGCGACAACG CAGGGGCCATGTCCTCGGTCATGTCCCTCCAGGAGGAGAACCGAGTACTGCAGGGGGAACTGGCGAGGTTGGAGGACCTGCTGGCACACAGCAGAGCCGACCGAGACGAGCTCGCCATCAAGTACGGTGCAATCAGTGAGAGG CTGGAGCAGGCGCTGCGTTTTGAAACAGGGGATGGGGACCACGATTCACCAGAGTCACGCAGCCTGGCTCAGCAGAATGTGGATTTGCGCAGAAGGCTGGACGAGGAACAGGCGGCCTACAAGCGCAAACTCACCGCATACCAGGAGGGGCAGCAGAGGCAGGCGCAGCTCGTGCAGAAGTTGCAGGCCAAG GTGCTTCAGTATAAAAAGAGGTGTGGTGATCTGGAGCAGGCGCTGCAGGAGAAGTCATCAGAGTTGGAGAAAAACAGT GGTCACAGCGAAACATCGAATGGTCGCCATCAAGATGAAGCAAGCAGCAACCTGGAGGATGCTTTAATCCGCCTGGAGGAAGAACAACAAAG GAGCAGCAGTCTGTCTGCAGTGAATGCAATGCTGAGAGAGCAGTTGGAGCAGGCTGGTTTGGCCAACGAGGCTCTCAGCCAGGACATCCGCAGGCTCACTGCTGATTGGACAAAAGCCAGAGAGGAGCTAGAGCAAAAGGAGTCTGACtggaggagagaagaagag TCTTTCCACAGctacttcagcagcgagcacaGCCGACTGCTGACACTGTGGCGACAAGTGGTCGGGTTCAAGAGGCATGTCTGCGAAATGAAGAGCGCCACTGAAAG GGACCTGTCAGATATGCGTAATGAGCTGGCTCGCACATCCCACTCTGCTCAGGTGTCCTGGGCCGGTCTGTGTGCCACGCTGCAAAGTCGGGAGGGAGGAGCAGTTCTGGCTCTGGAGCAGGAGAAAGGTCTCAGGGTTCAGCTGGAGCAGCAGCTGAGAGGTCGAGTGGCAGAGATGATGAGCTTTCAGAGTAGGATGGACGCAGAGAGAAGCGAGCTCAACGTCAG gttgtcaGATTTAGTGCGAGAAGGGGAGAGACTAAAGGGACAAATTGAAGAGCGCAACAGAGAAATTGTGACACTAACGAGGAAGCTCGAG GAGCAAAGCGGCAGTGATGAGACTGACATGCAGATGATGAGGACTCACACTGAGACGCTGTTAGACACACTGCGGGACATCGCTCAG ACGGTTTCAGCAGACGGAGAGTCGTCATCGTCAGAAGCGGATCAGGACAATTCTGGGGCTCTGATTCGTGACTCTTTCCCTCGAAGGCCGTCCTCTCCCACTCGACCCTCCTCGCTGTCTCCTCTCCCGGAGGCGGCGCTGTCTGCTCTCCGCTCTGCAGTCACAAACAAGACACTCCAGCTGCAG GATGTTCGAAGCCGTCTGCTCTCTGCTCAGTCGTCTGTGCAGCAGTTACGAAAACAGCTTTCCGAGTCCGAGTCGGCTAAAAGAGACGCAGAACAGAGAAGCCAAACTCTGCAGCGGGAGAGGGACGCcgctcagagagagagagaggccgcGGTGCGAGAACGGGACCGTGTGAAGCAGGAGAGAGACACGCTGGCCAG CGAGAAGGTGAACCTGGAGAAGAATGTGCAGGCGGCGCAGAGCAGCAGCCAGCTCCTGCAGATGGACTGCGAGAAGCTTCAGATGACCGTGGCGTCCGTGCAGCGAGAGCGAGACCACGAGAGGGAGGAGAAGGAGGCTGCCGTGCAGGAGAGAGACCGGGCAAAGGCAGAGACGCTGAGGAT ACAGAAGCAGTTGGATCAGAGTGAGAGTCGAGCCTCTGCTCAGCGAGGCGAGTTGTCTGCAGTGAGGGAGACTCACCAGCAGGGGGAGGTTCAGAGGCAGCTGCTGGAGCAAGAAAAAACTCAGCTGTCTGAGGCGCTGGCTCGG GCTGAGAGCAAAAACACGGAGCTCTCTCTGCTGCTTAACAAGCTCCAGTCTGAGGATGCAGCTCTCAGAGACTCTCTGGCAAAGATGGGCAGCATGAACGAGGGTCTGGCACAGGACAAAGCAGCCCTGAACACCTACATCCTCAAG CTCGAGGAGGAGAAAGCCGTCCTGCAGGTTCAGAAACGCGACGCTGAGCAGGAAAAGCTGACCATCAGAGATGAGCTGGTCCGGCTGGAGCAGGACAGGCTCGAGCTGGACTCCGCCCGCATCACTCTGCAGCAGTCGTTGCAGGACGCCGAGCTAAGCCGCGTGGGGATCGAGGCTGAGCTCCAGAGTCTCAGGGCTGAGAGACTTATGCTGCAGGAGAAAGTCACCCAG CTTTGTGGCGAGGTGACCTCTTTGGGTTCTGAGTTAAGTCTCGCTAGAGGAGAGGGCCAGAGGAACGAGGTGGCCTTGGAGGAGGTCGGCCGCAGTCAGGCAGAGCTGGCCCGGGACAAAGCGGCCCTCGTGGTTCAGCTGACAGCATCTGAGAGGGAGAACGCCATGCTGTCTGAGGAACTGGCTGCTTTCAG GTCGGAGCGCGAGTCCCTGGAGACCAGCCTGTTCGaagtgcagcagcagctcgTTCAGGTGGAAACTCGCAGAGAGCAGCtggagacagaaaaccaaaccCTCAGAGTCCGCTGTGAGACGGCTGCAG CTGAACTGAGGCGCGTTCGCTCAGACGGGGAGATTGCGTTGGCCCAGGCTGAGCGGGAGAAGCAGACTCTGAGTCAGACTTTAAATGCGGCACAGCTGGAGGCGCAGCAGGCCTTGCGCAAGGCCTCCTCTGAGCAtcaggaggaggtggagagactgGTGTCAGAAAAG GAAGTTGTGCGGCACAGCTTGCTGATGGAGCATGATGTCACGCTGAGAAAGGTCAGGCAGGAGATGGAGGATCAGCTCAGCagagcaaagagagaaaaagaggagcTGCAGGATGAAATGCGGACTCTGCAGCACGATAGAGATCAGTGTCTCCTCCAGGCTGAGACAGAGAAACAACAG GCTCTTTCTTTGAAGGAAGCAGAGAAGACGGTTTTGTCTGAGCGGGTTTCCAGTCTGCAGGCTGAACTGTCAGCTGCAGCCCTCGAGACCGAGCGAGTGGCCAGAGAAGCAGCTCATTACAAAGAGCAGGAACAG ATCAGAGTCGGCGCTCTGACCAGCGAGGTGCTGGAGCTTCGCTCTCAGCTGGAGGATGCAGCTTCCGCTCGTGAGAGGGAGCTCCACAGTCTACAAGAGACCTGTACTGATCTCCGCTCGCGTGCTGACATCGCTCTCAAAGAG CTGGAGCAGTGCAGAGCCGCCCTCTCAGCCGCCGAGGAGAGCCGAGACCAGCTGAGGCGGGACTTGTTGGAGACTGAACGCCGCCTGAACCAAACTCAGGACTCAGCAGAGAGCTACAGGAGAGAGGGCACAGAGCTGCGCCGTGGCTTCAGTGATGTCACCAAGGAGAGAGAGGCTCTCAGCCAATCAAATACTTACCTGAGAGAAACTCTGCGAAGTGCAGAAACTGAAAGGATCAG TGTGAAGCGACAATGTGAGGAGAAGGAGCAAAAGCTGTCTGTGCTGGAGGAGAATTTGTCTTCCACTCAGAAGGAGGTGACAGAGCTGCGGAGCTGCCTGAGAGAAGTTGAGAGGTCACGACTGGAGGCTCGGCGAGAGCTGCAGGAGCTCCGCAGACAG CTGAAGGTCCTGGATGGAGAGAAGGagcagaaagagagggaggtgGCAGAGCTGCAGACTCGCCTGTCGCTGGAGGAGCAAAGAGACgaggagagaggaaaagaggtTTTCACCCTCAAACAGAAGCTGGCTGAAAGCGAAACAGCCAGAGAGTCCCTCAAGAAAGAA CTTTCCGTGACTCAGAAGCGTCTGCTTGAGTCTGAGTCGGGCTGGCGCAGCTGCGAGAGAGAGCTGACCACTCAGCTGCAGGAGGCTCGGAGCTGCGAGAAGAAGCTCCAGGACGAAGCTAAGAACTTGTCCCTGCGCGCTCAGACAGCCCAGGACTCCGCCGCTCACTGCAGCCTGCAGCTGAGCGAGGCGCAGGGCCGGCTCGCCGCCACCGAGTCGGAGCTGACCCGAGCCGAAGCCACGAGGAGGGACCTGGAGTTTCGTCTGAGCAGCCTCCAGTCGGCGCTGACGCGGACGCTGGGCATTGGAGCGAGTGGCAGAGGACCCAGGGGGAGGAGCCCAGGAGGGAGCTCCACATCACCTGGCAGCATGTCACGCCACCACAGCGTCTCACCTCTGCGCTCCTCGCTGTCGCCTCCTAAAG AAATTCGAGGAAGCACCCCTGACAACACTTTAGGCTCAGGCGCAGTATCTCCTGAGAGAGGGGATACACCGGTGCCTCTTCCTCAGTCAGAGCTGGACTCCGAGACTGTGCGAAGCGGTCTCAGAGACTTCCTCCAAGAGCTGCGTGATGCACAGAAAGAGAGG GATGATGTCCATTGCCAGCTGGGGGCCGTGCAGCGGGAGCTGGAGGAGCTGAAGGTGGAACGGGACTCTGCTCTGAGTCGACTCACTCAGCTGCAGTACTCCATGCAGGAGTACCAAGAAG GGAAGCGTGGACTGGATGAGCGCCTCACCACCACCCAGATTTTGCTCCAGCAGCAAGAGGAGGCGGTGaggagaggagacagagagcGACGAGCTCTCAGCGACCGGGTGAAGGATTTAGAGCGAGCGCTGCAGGCCTCTGAGACGGATAAGAAGCACATACAG GATCAGTTAAATAAGCAGCGTGCTACCGAGATCCGTCTGGAGGTGGAGAGGAAGCGCCTGCGGGAGGCGCTAGAGGCAGCTGAAGCTCGAGCCACCAGGGTGGAGCTGGGAAGGCGCAGTCTGGAGGGGGAGCTGCAGAGACTCAAGCTGAGCCTGGGAGACCGAGAGGCTGAGAGTCAGGCCTCCCAGGAGCGCCACGACTCTCTCGTCAAACAG GTTACTGAAGGAGAAGCCCGCGTGGCTCTGCTGCAGAGAGAGGTGGAGATGCTGAGCCAGGCTCTGCTCAAATCTCAGGAAGGTGAAACTTTACTCAGAGAAAAAATCACTTCTTTCAACCAGACGATCCAGGAGGCGGCGGCCCTTCAGAGCAGCACGCAGGGTCGTATGGCTGCCCTCCAGAAGACGCTCAGCATGGCTGAACAGGACAGAAGGCTCCTgcag GAACAAATGGATGCATCCCGAGCTTCATTAGCTGAGGCGAGGAGAAACACGGCCAACCTCACTGAGCGCGTGCAGAGCCTGCAGAGCGAGCTGACCGAGAGTGAGCTGCGGCGAGAAGAAGTAGAGTCTGAGCTGAAGAGCACTCAGGAG GCTCTGCGTCAGCGCTCAGCCAGTCTTGCGGAGGCTCAGCGCAGCGCCCAGTCGGCTCAGACAGAACGGGCCGCTGTAGAGGAGCGGCTACGTGCGCTGCAAAGAGCAGTCGCCATGCTGGAGACGGAGAAAAAAGATGCAGAGAGGCAGGCTGCGAGGCTGGAGAAAGACAAGAACGCACTGAGGAACACACTGGACAAG GTTGAACGTCAGAAGCTGAAGTCTGAGGAGGGCACGATGCGGCTGTCTGCAGAGAAGAGTCGCCTGGATCGCTCTCTGAACACAACCGAGCAGGAGCTGCAGGAAGCACAGCAGCAGATACTGATGCTGCAG